Within Desulforegula conservatrix Mb1Pa, the genomic segment GGAAACGGCATTGATGCTGAAAGTGACGGGTGATCCTGCCCTCGGGATGTCTGAAATATCAAGGGACATCATCTTGGGAGTGACTCTGCATGTCCCGGAAGATCCTCCTGACGCTGATCTCACGGCCACAGTAGTCCCAATTTGGGGCATTACTGTCGGAATAGCCCTCGAACTGCTCATCCCCGCGACAACTACATAATACCCAGGCTCATTGAAAGCATAATTTATGGTCTTGCTCGTTGTGAATCCGTCTCCGCCAACCATTCTTACCCAACCGTTAACTGAATCATAATCAGCGGTTCCGTAATCAGGCGCGTATGAATAATAGTAATATATAAAACCAGGGCAATCGGACACAGATGATACTGAAAACAAGACAGGGGAACCTGCCACAGGAATGCTGCCGACATTTATATAAAGAGACTTGGGAGCAATCTTACAATCTGTGCTGCTGCTTGAGTATATATAATAATCAACGAATGATTTCAATGCAGATATCCTCGAATAGACGCCATAGTAGCCTGGTGCCGCACACCCCTCACCCCAGCTTGTGACGCCTGCGAGTTCCCATCTCGAATTTCTGTTTATCACAAGCGGCCCGCCCGAGTCACCCTGGCATGTATCCTTGCCTCCAACCAGAAAACCTGCGCACATCATTGAATCGGTGATTGTCCCACCATATACGGAATTACACTGGGTGTTTGTCACAACAGGCAGAGTAACCTGCTGCAATTTTTCAGGATAATCAGTCTGGCCGGAAACG encodes:
- a CDS encoding S1 family serine peptidase — protein: MRRLILIICLVFVSDCCFISAVYSQESKVSARIVGGTETDKSDWPWMVALVYSNDHSNYYGQFCGGSLVSSNWVVTAAHCLVDESGNLSASASGIQVLVGAHDLSTGEGERINVKRIIIHPQYEPETYNNDIALLELEKSSSAETLPLYDGSSSLSGYNAIAIGWGNTSGVSGQTDYPEKLQQVTLPVVTNTQCNSVYGGTITDSMMCAGFLVGGKDTCQGDSGGPLVINRNSRWELAGVTSWGEGCAAPGYYGVYSRISALKSFVDYYIYSSSSTDCKIAPKSLYINVGSIPVAGSPVLFSVSSVSDCPGFIYYYYSYAPDYGTADYDSVNGWVRMVGGDGFTTSKTINYAFNEPGYYVVVAGMSSSRAIPTVMPQIGTTVAVRSASGGSSGTCRVTPKMMSLDISDIPRAGSPVTFSINAVSECSGTVYYYYSYAPDYGTSDYDPQNGWVRMVNSPDGFTTSNRLSYTFQEPGHYIVVVWTSSQRAPQDPTALIGSTLPVNP